In Camelina sativa cultivar DH55 chromosome 16, Cs, whole genome shotgun sequence, a single window of DNA contains:
- the LOC104754151 gene encoding uncharacterized protein LOC104754151: MGEVNIDSRSGLLGPVSLSYEFGSFPKNLIPPHIRWDEKKEPKYTTRQEFFLIKRQVRKSKGFDIDFTQFRSVFNYRPVDLDCDEYAKPPETTRELVKRLSQKSLNKYNNEWFTEYEFLNIVKANYYMCSGLMFFITFEVKDPYDYLPKLFQTSVYYYYADEDQYILTRPKPKQNVKCVGTTKTQKRYLHQSFTLTHLLFLFESLIWFFTLDYSLLICSLLFMIVVDWHRKLMQYSMVGWW, from the exons ATGGGGGAGGTTAACATAGACA GTAGGTCTGGATTGCTGGGACCTGTGTCTCTGAGTtatgagtttggttcttttccTAAGAATCTGATTCCTCCGCATATTCGATGGGACGAGAAGAAAGAGCCCAAGTACACGACACGGCAAgagttttttttgataaaaagacAAGTCAGGAAGAGCAAG GGGTTCGATATCGATTTCACTCAGTTCCGCTCTGTTTTCAATTACCGACCTGTCGATTTAGACTGTGACGAGTATGCTAAGCCGCCAGAAACCACTAGGGAGTTAGTCAAGAGGCTGTCTCAAAAATCTCTTAACAAGTACAACAATGAATGG TTTACAGAATATGAATTTCTCAATATTGTCAAAGCCAATTACTACATGTGTTCTGGGTTAATGTTTTTCATCACCTTTGAGGTTAAAGATCCTTACGACTACCTGCCCAAGCTCTTCCAAACTAGCGTCTACTATTATTATGCGGATGAGGATCAGTACATATTAACCAGACCTAAACCCAAACAAAATG TCAAATGTGTTGGAACTACCAAGACACAAAAAAGGTACCTACACCAGTCGTTTACTTTGACGCATCTCTTATTCTTGTTTGAATCGTTGATTTGGTTCTTTACTCTCGATTATTCTCTTTTAATCTGTTCTCTTCTGTTCATGATTGTTGTAGATTGGCATAGGAAGCTTATGCAGTATTCAATGGTTGGGTGGTGGTGA
- the LOC104752992 gene encoding uncharacterized protein LOC104752992, with translation MEEVDIDGRSGLLAPVSLDYEFGSFPRYLIPPHIRWDEKKKPKYKTRQEYVLMRRQVRKSKGFDIDFTQFRSVFNYRPVNLDSKEFAKPPETTRELLKRLSQKSLNKYNNEWFTEYEFLNIVKANYYMCSGLMLFITFEVRDPYDNMPKLFQTSVYYYYKDDDQYILTRPKPKQNVKCVGTAKTQKRLA, from the exons ATGGAGGAGGTTGACATAGACG GTAGGTCTGGATTGCTGGCACCTGTGTCTCTGGATtatgagtttggttcttttccTAGGTATCTGATTCCTCCGCATATTCGATGGGACGAGAAGAAAAAGCCTAAGTACAAGACACGGCAAGAGTATGTTTTGATGAGAAGACAAGTCAGGAAGAGCAAG GGGTTCGACATCGATTTCACACAGTTCCGCTCTGTTTTCAATTACCGGCCTGTTAATTTAGACAGTAAAGAGTTTGCTAAGCCGCCGGAAACCACTAGGGAGTTACTCAAGAGGCTGTCTCAAAAATCTCTTAACAAGTACAACAATGAATGG TTTACAGAATATGAATTTCTCAATATTGTCAAAGCCAATTATTACATGTGTTCTGGTTTAATGCTTTTCATCACCTTTGAGGTTAGAGATCCTTACGACAACATGCCCAAGCTCTTCCAAACTAGTGTCTACTACTATTATAAGGATGACGATCAGTACATATTAACCAGACCTAAACCCAAACAAAATG TCAAATGCGTTGGAACTGCCAAGACACAAAAAAG ATTGGCATAG
- the LOC104754152 gene encoding uncharacterized protein LOC104754152 has product MNGQPTGSIIPQRGLRQGDPLSPYLFILCTEVLIANITKAEREEKLTGITIARDSPTISHLLFADDSLFFCKAEVSECRTVMNIIVDYGRATGQEVNLEKSSIMFGKKVPPETKSQIKSVIGISKEGGMGSYLGIPESLQGSKNKVFSYVKDQLDDRVNGWSSKLLSKGGKEVMIKSVALALPTHVMSYYKLPQELTSKLTSAISTFWWKSNDKARGMCWVAWDKLCKDKGDGGLGFRALEQFNDAMLVKQFWHLIQHPTSLMARVMKGRYFRDKHPLLAKKPNNPSFAWRSIYSTKDLVGQGARWAVGSGCSISVWRDPWLPDVRPRSANGRGRFLLPSLMVNHLINPITKDWHLPILQEFFHPMDIPIIWSMSVSKYYKPDRLIWHFTKSGKYSVKSGYRLAHELITAVKYGPTFWKDRNRKVFQGIQSDPSDIINQANNDRLLWEEVKSFPGSYVHSSPSQEVREPVPRCQVDGSWKSSDPFQGLGWWYCNGEELTLLLGARSHRRGPNPLHAELQALIWAMESLIAAGVDC; this is encoded by the exons ATGAATGGCCAACCTACGGGTTCTATTATTCCACAGAGGGGGTTACGTCAAGGAGATCCTTTATCGCCGTATTTGTTTATACTTTGCACAGAGGTGCTGATAGCAAATATTACAAAGGCTGAACGAGAGGAGAAGTTGACGGGTATCACTATTGCTCGTGATAGCCCCACTATTTCTCATTTGTTATTCGCTGATGATAGTCTCTTTTTCTGTAAGGCTGAAGTGTCTGAATGTCGGACAGTGATGAATATTATAGTTGATTATGGTAGAGCCACAGGGCAAGAGGTGAATCTGGAGAAATCTTCAATTATGTTCGGTAAGAAGGTTCCACCTGAGACAAAATCTCAGATAAAATCAGTTATTGGCATTTCCAAGGAGGGCGGTATGGGCTCTTATCTGGGTATTCCTGAAAGTCTTCAGGGTTCGAAAAATAAGGTTTTTAGCTATGTGAAGGATCAGTTGGATGATCGAGTTAATGGTTGGTCTTCGAAGCTGTTATCGAAAGGGGGCaaggaagttatgattaaatcggtggCATTGGCACTTCCTACCCATGTTATGTCATATTACAAACTACCGCAGGAGCTGACGTCTAAACTAACGAGTGCTATTTCTACTTTCTGGTGGAAGTCTAACGATAAGGCTCGTGGTATGTGTTGGGTTGCTTGGGATAAATTATGTAAAGACAAAGGCGATGGGGGTCTAGGATTCCGAGCCCTAGAACAGTTTAATGATGCTATGCTGGTTAAACAGTTTTGGCATCTAATTCAACATCCGACTTCCCTGATGGCTCGGGTGATGAAAGGCCGTTATTTTAGGGATAAGCATCCACTTTTGGCAAAAAAACCGAATAATCCTTCTTTTGCATGGAGGAGCATTTACTCCACTAAGGATCTAGTGGGACAAGGAGCGAGGTGGGCGGTGGGCTCTGGCTGCTCTATCTCTGTTTGGCGGGATCCGTGGTTACCGGATGTCCGGCCCAGATCAGCTAATGGACGGGGACGTTTTCTGCTCCCGAGTTTGATGGTGAATCACTTAATTAATCCAATTACGAAGGACTGGCATTTACCTATTTTACAGGAATTTTTTCATCCAATGGATATTCCGATTATTTGGAGCATGTCGGTGAGCAAATACTATAAACCGGATCGTTTAATATGGCACTTCACCAAATCGGGGAAGTACTCGGTGAAATCGGGTTATCGGTTAGCCCATGAATTAATTACGGCAGTTAAATACGGGCCTACGT tttggaaagataggaataggAAAGTTTTTCAGGGCATTCAGAGTGACCCGAGTGATATTATAAACCAGGCGAATAATGACAGGCTACTGTGGGAGGAGGTCAAATCTTTCCCGGGGAGTTATGTACATTCTTCGCCGTCTCAGGAGGTGAGGGAGCCCGTTCCACGATGCCaggttgatggttcatggaaaagtTCGGACCCTTTCCAAGGTTTGGGCTGGTGGTATTGTAATGGGGAAGAATTGACGCTTCTCTTGGGAGCACGAAGTCATAGACGTGGCCCAAACCCATTACACGCGGAGTTACAAGCTCTAATATGGGCCATGGAATCCTTGATAGCGGCGGGTGTTGACTGTTAA